The Sander lucioperca isolate FBNREF2018 chromosome 4, SLUC_FBN_1.2, whole genome shotgun sequence DNA segment tacattattttttattattaattcatattttattagcTATTTATTATTAGCTATCTGCGTAGAGCAGATAGCCTTTATTGCCACAATCTGCTCCTGGGGTCCCGTCTTCGCCAGCTGTATGGTAGTGCACTTGATATGAGACTTGGATGACACGTGGTCTTTTATTGccttttattgcattttctgACGACGCGTAGGTTTGACAGTAAGTACAGTGCATGGACTGGTCGTCGTGAAGGTAGGCTAACCATTCCCTCGTTTTCCCTTCGTCAtcaatgcgccacttgttcgaaaagtaccttctctttttctttacttcaccctcaacagtttgtacagtcatagctactgctgactccgcggcgggcctcttGACACCGGGAGAATGTCGCCACATTTTTTTAACCGATAATTTTCCTTTtgtctgtacctcagctcagctataTGTGTCACGGTCCGTTCAGTGCCGTGACACacggactagcgctgaaaaccAATCGACAAAAGTGCATtattgttacttagcaacagcattctttgacaaaagctgTCCAATCCGTTACAAAGAATGTTTTAAGtagtaacaaataaaaatatgttttacaatCCACCTGCCACTGTGGCTGTTACACAAGGCAAAGTTACCcgccactttgaaaaagtacccGCCATTGGCTGGTGGCGGGTGCTAATTTCCCACTCTGTATGGTACCTTCTTCACCGTGTGCTCCATCGGGCCCCGGGCCGTCCACCACCACAGGTATGGTACCTTCTTCACCGTGTGCTCCATCGGGCCCTGGGCCATGGAccaccagaggaggaggagagtgaccacgACAGGGAAGAAgtcgaggaggaggagagtgaccacgACAGGGAAGAAgtcgaggaggaggagagtgaccacgACAGGGAAGAAgtcgaggaggaggagagtgaccacgacagggaagaagccgaggaagaggagagtgaccacgacagggaagaagccgaggaagaggagagtgaccacgacagggaagaagccgaggaggaggagagtgaccacgACAGGGAAGAAGCCGAGGAAGAGGAGAGTGACCACGACAGGGAAGAAGCCGAGGAAGAGGAGAGTGACCACGACAGGGAAGAAGCCGAGGAAGAGGAGAGTGACCACGACAGGGAAGAAGCCGAGGAAGAGGAGAGTGACCACGACAGGGAAGAAGCCGAGGAAGAGGAGAGTGACCACGACAGGGACATGGGAGCGACTGAGGAAAGGATAGAAGAGAGAGTAGTTCACAACGTGATAAGGAGTAGGCAAATTAACAGGGACTCTCAGGAAAggagggaggctgtgtgtgtgtgtgtgtgtgtgtgtgtgtgtgtgcatgcgcacGTGTTATGTGCGCCTCACGtcataacaacaacaaggagtttggctgtaacattaaagttagtgGCTGTCAGGTAAGATCACTGCTTTGGCTTACATTGAAAATGCTAGCTAGCGGTAAGCCTGTTGGGTAGctgaaaagtctgtgtgatcTATGCAGCCTGTTCTACTAGGCTCATGTATACAATGTATacctctgtctctctacattgCCCACACATTAAATTAATTATACCTTAACTTAACTTacatttctctctgtttctttcttGTTCATTGGTGTGGGCCAAGGCAACATTTTGACTGACTTTACTTACAAAACATACTTGtatacttaaaggtgctctaagcgatgtgacgcgtttttatcatttttttttcacatacagcaaacatctcctcactatctgctagctgcctgtcccctgaacacactgtaaaaaaaactagacagcccaggctccacaaacagcaacaaaaacaaactggccaacctgcaccaccaaacataacaaacagtcttccagccaataaccgaccagaaggatttgggggtgggggttggggggttagtgcgtagcttttgggaagggttatggttattgtattcagcagacacttttgtccaaagcgacaaaatatgaatcttacaatagttaaaattaacagtaaacaggtttttaaagttgctaagccaatattaagcaaaatagtaataataacaataatagcaatacaatatcaaatatcaataataataaaaaaaataaacaaataccataaatatacaaatcataactGTAAGAactaattaattatttaagtgtaagaGCAACAGATAAGTCTTGAGACGCCTCTTGAAGGAGCCAAAACGATCACATGAATGCAGAACACTAGGCAACTCATATCATAGCATGCACACATATGTTaagaggactgtctgcagggAACGTCTCTGACCAATCACGGTGGGTTTGGGCCgcctgggccaaaaatgccagggccgtttttttgtcccagtccagccctgatGCAATATGTTAGTGCTGCAATACATAGGCTGTTGGATTGTTCAACATGTCATTGTGTTGTGTGGAAAATATGTTGGCTGTTGGCTGttggggttgtgcaatatgtcaGTGGTGCAATACGTACAgggttgttcaattaaaaactgCCACTAAAAGGAGCAGTTAATGtgcttactatataggtacctgtctaatgtatatgagagtattactatataggtacctgtctaatgtatatgagagtattactatataggtacctgtctaatgtatatgagagtattactatatagggacctgtctaatgtatatgagagtattactatataggtacctgtctaatgtatatgagagtattactatataggtacctgtctaatgtatatgagagtattactatataggtacctgtctaatgtatatgagagtattactatataggtacctgtctaatgtatatgagagtattactatatagggacctgtctaatgtatatgagagtattactatatagggacctgtctaatgtatatgagagtattactatataggtacctgtctaatgtatatgagagtattactatataggtacctgtctaatgtatatgagagtattactatataggtacctgtctaatgtatatgagagtattactatataggtacctgtctaatgtatatgagagtattactatataggtacctgtctaatgtatatgagagtattactatataggtacctgtctaatgtatatgagagtattactatataggtacctgtctaatgtatatgagagtattactatatagggacctgtctaatgtatatgagagtattactatatagggacctgtctaatgtatatgagagagaGAACATCTGCAGACTTTCCCTGCTGGGTTTCCACAGGCAGCTGCAATAACAGCAGAGCGATTCAATTGGTTCCCTCTGAGAACGGCGGTATGATGGCGGCGAAAGTACCCGGATATTCACTGCTCTCCCAAAGTCGACTCAGGGTCAACTGTCTCAGAGCGGTAGCCAATAAGAGGGCAGACTCGTCCAACGTGCCTCCAATATATTCTGCCGTGTATACATGCTATACGTGCAAATTAAAAGATTGTGATTGTCTTAGAGCTTTCTTTATGATACGTCTCTATATGACTACAGGGGtgctaacagctagcttggcGTTACGTTACAAGCTAACTCTGAGCTaacatttttggcacttttttcgtCGAATCTTTGCCACTTTTTCGTCGCATTTTGCCacttttttgtcagatttttggcacttttttcttcgcattttgccactttttttgtcacaaaCGTCCTGGTTCTACTGTTGTTTCTGATGTCCTGTTGATGGACTTAACGCTGAGctaacatttttgtcattttttcatcacattttggcacttttttgacacatttttgccacttttttcaTCGCATTTTGCAAATTTTTTCATCGCATTTTGCcgctttttttcacatttttttcacatttttttcacattttttgcaCTTTATTGTCgcatttttggcacttttttcattgcattttttgcacttttttgttGGAAACGTCCTGGTTCTAGTGTCGTTTCTGATGTCCTGTTGATGGACCAACTCTGAGCTAATGTAGTCCTTCTAGTGATGTTTCTGATGTCCTGTTGATGGACTAACTCTGTttccgctgtgtgtgtgtcttgcagAGACTACCAGCAGAGGTTTGAAGACTACCCTCGCTCCAGGAAAGCTCTCATTCCTTTCATACTGTAACAACGGAGGAGAGTCGACGGACCAGAACTGATCGTCTGCAGCTGTGTTTCAGCTCAATGGTTTCCTCTCACGGGATTGTAGTCAAGCGGAGGTTTCCCACATTCCTAGAGGTGGAGAGTTactgtacttttactccactaacGTACTATTCTTAGCTACTTTGCATTAGTATGTCCCATGTTATGCTGCTTTCTACTTGTCCTCTACACcactggttctcaagctttcttcactaatgttccccctttgaacagtgttttgaagccatgtaccccctgaccagcacgAATAATTCGGTAGAAAAataaagtctctataaagaggaagaagacagcgatgtcagcgatatttactaaactacagccttggacctggaaaacatttagatgatcatggagaaaggaaaaaactttttaaaaaaatgacaaaaggaaGGAAGTTAGGCAAGAACAGGTCAAAAACATACaaacgtaccccctgcagtcctccagagtacccctagggggacacgtaccccctacagtcctccagagtacccctagggggacacgtaccccctacagtcctccagagtacccctagggggacacgtaccccctacgtctccagagtacccctagggggacacgtaccccctgcagtcctccagagtacccctagggggacacgtaccccctgcagtcctccagagtacccctagggggacacgtaccccctgcagtcctccagagtagtggttcccaaccttttttccttggcgcccctcctacttatgtctaagaaaagctgagccccccctccaaaaccgaagttgaggtaactttcccttactttcttttttgatacagaggagttatcagcacttttacggttctccgccatgtttcgttcataaaatagtgatgctgtggTGGCAGGAAAAATGAGGATGCTAgcagctatcagctagcagctagcagctgacctgatgacagcagggtcccaggttaagaggacccggaggtttggcctactaagtagcctgcctacaagtttaagtgagaacaaaaatatatagtttttatacagacttttgtatacattatatattctagtgtattatcataatttgtttaacgtgcaaatatattttttttacctcaacctcaaaccagataaagactggTTTAgaccctaaggggggcggcaaagatcacatgggggctgtgatctttgccgccccccttaggggtccctggaccccaggttgggaaccactgctccagagtacccctagggggacacgtaccccctgcagtcctccagagtaccactagggggacacgtaccccctgcagtcctccagagtaccactagggggacacgtaccccctgcagtcctccagagtacccctagggggacacgtaccccctgcagtcctccagagtaccactagggggacacgtaccccctgcagtcctccagagtaccactagggggacacgtaccccctgcagtcctccagagtaccactagggggacacgtaccccctgcagaaccactggtctactccatctcagagggaaatgttgtatttATCCGACAGCTTTAGTTTACTTtacagattcagattattaatcctctgaggtctaagggcagttttataaatttacctttttacatttttgcctattttttcttttatgaagaTATGGGACCTTTGATTTCTTATGTTTCTTATATATCTTTCTTCTTATACTCTTactctcattttttttattttactgctATAAAAAAGGCACATTATCTCCTGTATGTGAAGGCTTACATGGTAATAAACCTGATTCTGATTCCtgagtgatgtgtgtgtgtttttggttaATCTTCATGTAACacaaatgttcagcgtcagttagtcactaaaagttctgttgttgctgctgacagactcagattattattctaagtgtctgacaacattatgggatggatccctacagagatagaccttttagttaaagagtaagatccttttagtttaacatgaaaccccgaaatcaccatcaccaaacccaccagactccatgtaaataatcaggacttttagcgtcgtaaaacacacttcattcaaagtggacagaaactaaataaaactaccaaaagccgtcttggttcatctttccactgttccaacaatcaccactctggtttggttgagataaacccttaattcacccatttacatgtggaaatatgctggctctatacacactaaaagtcctgattatttacatggagtctggtggaaatatgctggctctatacacactaaaagtcctgattatttacatggagtctggtgggttttggAGATGACGCGATAAAATGTCAGTGGTGTGATTAATAGCAGCAGAGTTTAAATATAATAGAATAAATTGCAAGGGTCAAACATAGTTTAGTATAATCTAGTGAATTAGTGTAATTATAGTGTAATAACACAGTATAGaataacatactataatatttaGTTTAGCGCAGCAATATAACATATTATAAAACAATATTTACATAATTTGCATGAGACCAAATATTTTATGAAATACTTAAATAAGAGTGACacgtaaaaaaagaagaaaaatatgttcgtgcttttattttgaagtatctAATTCattcaacctgtgtgtgtgtgtgtgtgtgtgtgtgtgtgtgtgtgtgtgtgtgtgtgtgtgtgtgtgtgtgtgtgtgacgtatATTGTGCGAGACGAGACATGTAGTTCACTAAATTATCTGTTAGACTGAAAAACATCagatgtgtaattcatggctcaattcaaatgcGTCGGTGCTTTTACTTTGAAGTACGTTGACGCAAACCGGAAACATGCGCAGCGTTGGGCTATATTTTGTACGTAGCCATTGAACAGAATCGACGTGCGTACGCTACGCCAGACATCTTACGTTAGTATCCACAACAAACATGGCGGACGGTAAGTTAATTGTTGAACATTGATCACCTTTTTCGCCGTTTTTGCTGTATTTGCGTTTGTTTACTGCGTGTTTCCGGTTTGATTTGATGATTTGAGGACTCAGTCGAAACCACAGCGGTGGAATTTAACCGTTAGTGACGTTAAATAACCAGATAGagagcgttagcagctaatgtGATGCTAAGCTAATTTACCGGCGCTTAAAATCGCCGATGGACGCTAAAATGAGTAAAATCTGTTAGAGGTTTGGTTCAGTAACGTTCTCAGTTAGCAGCGAAGACACAAAGTTGAATAAAATAAACGTATTAGGCATATTTAAGCCACTTTATGTTTAATAGTTGTTCTTTGAAATAAGAAAGTAGCTGCACTAGTTTTCTTCTTTTAGTTTATTCATACAACAGACTCCGGATACTCCGCTGCGCTGTAGGAAGATTCTGTGAACCAAACTGTGTTCAAAAATCAGCTAATTTAGCGATTCCTTACTTCTGGGCGTGTACAGAAGTAAACTGAAGTTTAACTAGAAATCATTAGGGTATACTCGTAAATAcggcattattttattttattcttaacATTCCTTAACCCTTGAGTTTAGGACTTTCTTTGCACCAAACTCCATTGAAATATCAGGCAGTTTAAGGACGTTTATCCACATTCTGTTTGTGTAATGCTGTGTAAATCGGCCTGTATTGTCTATAACGGTTAATCCACTGATCTCCAAATGAGTTCTGTGACAGCGGTGATTATCAGTTAGTGATATACTGTAGTAGATGTGAATGATCAGCTGATCCTCAGTGAGACTGCTACTGCTTTAGTGATCTATAACCGATTAACCCTGAAAGCTCGTGCTTACACACACGTGGTTTAACGTTAGTCACGCGGGTTATTATATGAATAAAACGGGGGTAACCTGCAAATACTTCTACAGCATAGAGTTGGGTCATGTTCAGGgatagggtgtgtgtgtgtgtgtgtgtgtgtgtgtgtgtgtgtgtgtgtgtgtgtgtatgtatgtgtatatatatatatgtatatgtgtgtatgtatatatatatgtatgtatgtatgtatatatatatatatattaaaatgaaGAGAAGTCAGTGTCTGGTTTTGTCTTTCAGATCACACAGACGCAGATCACTCCATGGAGGGACACACTCCTGTGAGTACTACACTCAACTACACAGTACTACACTCTACTACGCTCAACTACACAGTACTACACTCAACTACACAGTACTACGCTCTACTACGCTCAACTACACAGTACTACACTCAACTACACAGTACTACGCTCTACTACGCTCAACTACACAGTACTACACTCTACTACACAGTACTACACTCAACTACACAGTACTACACTCACCTACACAGTACTACACTGTAGTACAGTATAGTGTAGTACTGTACTACTGTCATCAGGGTTCCACGGAGCAGAAGATGTCCAAAGTcacttctatctatctatctatctatctatctatctatctatctatttatctatctatctatctatctagttcACTAtgaaatacccacaatgcactgttAATCTGAGTGTACATTTAatgacatgatgatgatgatgatgatgatcctGCAGGTGTCTGAGAACCCTCATGCAGAgtacctgacagagaacatccaggtaacacacacacacacacacacacacacatgcacatgcatgcacatacatacacacagacacacacacacacacacacatgcacatgcatgcacatacacacacacacacacacacacacacacatgcacatgcacatacatacacacagacacacacacacacacacacacacacacacacagacacacacacacacttcagcagCATTTGCATCGTTGCCGGTGTGCATAGTTAAAATTTTTGCTTCGCTTATTCATCACATATTCATGTGTAAtggcctgaacacacacacacacagacactgtgaTCCCTGAGAGGCTGAAGTCCCAGCATGCTTTGCGTCTCCCCAGAGGACGCTGGAGAACGAGAAGCCGAGTGCAGAGAAGATGTCGAAGCAGAAGGTGGACCTGCAGGCCCTGCCGACCCGGGCCTACCTGGACCAGACCGTGGTCCCTATCCTGCTGCAGGGGCTGTCGCTGCTCGCCAAGGACaggtacacactacacactgtacacacactacacactgtacacacactatacactacacacactatacacaaactacactatacacacacacaccctacacACACTACATCATGCTGCAGGGGCTGTCGCTGCTCCCCAAGGACAggtacacactgcacactaggGGTGCACGgtattgaaaaaatgtgatattgcgatatcgatattaatttagatatttttaaacatatgtaaaattaccaaagttatgggaaaacacatcaaaatagatttataacaaataaaacaagttttcttacaacacaaagtttatttcaactgacggtcatattggactggtccaacatgtgtctccagaacaggacatgttgtactggttggacagtataaatatataaagagaacaggacatgttgtactggttggacagtataaatatataaagagaacaggacatgttgtactggttggacagtataaatatataaagagaacaggacatgttgtactggttggacagtataaatatataaagagaacaggacatgttgtactggttggacagtataaatatataaagagaacaggacatgttgtactggttggacagtataaatatataaagagaacaggacatgttgtactggttggacagtataaatatataaagagaacaggacatgttgtactggttggatagtataaatatataaagagaacaggacatgttgtactggttggacagtataaatatataaagagaacaggacatgttgtactggttggatagtataaatatataaagagaacaggacatgttgtactggttgaacagtataaatatataaataaagagaacaggacatgttctactggttggataatataaataaagagaacaggacatgttgtactggttggataatataaataaagagaacaggacatgttgtactggttggatagtataaatatataaagagaacaggacatgttgtactggttggacagtataaatatataaataaagagaacaggacatgttctactggttggatagtataaatgtataaataaagagcatgccaagcaaccaggggtaggctaggcacgcccaggagcACCCACAAGCCAGTGCAGgtcgctctcttttgtagctaatacttttggcctctaaagtttcttttcaatctgttatttcgtcgtctcccagagcaacactcattttcttacttttgtgttctttttgctccactcttccctctctctttagctcctttcttttctttcgct contains these protein-coding regions:
- the dpy30 gene encoding protein dpy-30 homolog, which gives rise to MADDHTDADHSMEGHTPVSENPHAEYLTENIQRTLENEKPSAEKMSKQKVDLQALPTRAYLDQTVVPILLQGLSLLAKDRPPNPIEYLAAFLLKNKSQFEERN